A stretch of Blattabacterium cuenoti DNA encodes these proteins:
- the nhaD gene encoding sodium:proton antiporter NhaD, with the protein MIILIFIFGYLFILLESLLSLNKVIPSILMATICWSLIILFHIPVYEFNQSIIIKKDPRSLLLFHLGKTSEIVFFLIAAMSIIVIIDKYSGFDALRELFYKKTRNTKRRFLWMINLISFLLSAIIDNLTATMVLISLLRKTVINYKERLYYLGLVIISANAGGVWSPIGDITTSMLWISNKVTTLRLVKKIFIPSILCMFISTLIASYMPIFNGFIQIKKSKLSKNDLNRGFFMLKTGLFLILLVPLMKTIVGIPPYMGMMLSLGILLCIVIKKYKTIYSIDEIFRKIDISSILFFFGILLSVSSLEAMGKLYHLSHWINKIVHTWRITTFIFGLISSIIDNVPLVAATISMFSYPIDHDLWHFIAYVSGTGGSIFLIGSAAGVTAMGMEKIDFFWYLKKISWIALIGYISGFFYLLIYPFFSL; encoded by the coding sequence ATGATAATCTTAATTTTTATTTTTGGATATTTGTTTATTCTTTTAGAAAGTTTATTATCACTAAATAAAGTTATTCCATCCATTCTAATGGCTACTATTTGTTGGTCATTAATTATATTATTTCATATTCCTGTTTATGAATTTAATCAATCTATCATTATAAAAAAAGATCCAAGATCTTTATTATTATTTCATTTGGGAAAAACATCTGAAATTGTTTTCTTTCTTATTGCAGCCATGTCAATTATTGTCATAATTGATAAATATTCCGGATTCGATGCTTTAAGAGAATTATTTTATAAAAAGACGAGAAACACAAAACGAAGATTTTTATGGATGATAAATTTAATTTCTTTTTTATTATCTGCAATAATAGATAATCTAACAGCAACTATGGTTTTGATTTCTCTTCTTAGAAAAACAGTTATTAATTATAAAGAACGTTTATATTACTTAGGATTAGTTATTATATCTGCTAATGCAGGAGGAGTATGGTCTCCAATAGGAGACATAACGACAAGCATGTTGTGGATTTCCAATAAAGTGACCACTCTCCGTCTTGTAAAAAAAATATTTATTCCATCTATATTATGTATGTTTATATCCACTCTTATAGCTTCTTATATGCCCATATTTAATGGATTTATCCAAATAAAAAAAAGTAAATTATCAAAAAATGATCTTAATAGAGGTTTTTTTATGTTAAAAACAGGTTTATTTTTAATATTATTAGTTCCATTAATGAAAACAATAGTTGGAATTCCTCCATACATGGGAATGATGTTATCTCTAGGTATTCTTCTTTGCATAGTAATTAAAAAATACAAAACTATTTATTCTATAGACGAAATTTTTAGAAAAATAGATATTTCCAGTATTTTGTTCTTTTTTGGAATTTTACTTTCTGTCTCTTCTTTAGAAGCAATGGGAAAATTATATCATTTATCTCATTGGATCAATAAAATAGTTCATACATGGAGAATAACAACTTTTATATTTGGATTAATTTCTTCTATTATAGATAATGTACCTTTAGTTGCAGCTACTATTTCTATGTTTTCTTATCCAATTGATCATGATTTATGGCATTTTATAGCTTATGTATCTGGAACAGGAGGAAGCATTTTTCTTATAGGATCTGCTGCAGGAGTAACTGCTATGGGAATGGAAAAAATAGATTTTTTTTGGTATTTAAAAAAAATTAGTTGGATTGCTTTAATTGGTTATATATCTGGATTTTTTTATCTTTTAATTTATCCATTTTTTTCTTTGTAA
- the menA gene encoding 1,4-dihydroxy-2-naphthoate octaprenyltransferase, with protein sequence MKLKYWIKAARLHTLPLSFSGITLSFLISRSRVYVNLYIYILCSITALLLQILANFSNDYGDSINGVDNDKRIGPKRTVQCGYISLLEMKKAIYLFSILSFISGFILILTTISWNKFFILYFFGILICIYGSIKYSIGYRPYGYIIGMADLFVLLFFGILSIEGSYFLYTKTLHMDMLLLSLSIGLLNVAVLNINNMRDIDSDLKSKKYTMAVWLGMKYAKVYHMIIIFISILLGSIFVFFNQKTIYQWLFFGLIVLFLGLHVKEMMFIKKKKYLV encoded by the coding sequence ATGAAACTGAAATATTGGATAAAAGCAGCTCGTTTACATACTCTACCTTTATCTTTTTCTGGAATAACTTTAAGTTTTTTAATATCCAGATCTAGAGTATACGTAAATTTATATATATATATTTTATGTTCTATTACTGCTTTATTATTACAAATATTAGCAAACTTTTCAAATGATTATGGAGATAGTATTAATGGAGTAGATAATGATAAACGTATAGGACCAAAAAGAACAGTACAATGCGGTTATATTTCATTATTAGAAATGAAAAAAGCTATTTATTTATTTTCTATATTATCTTTTATTTCAGGATTTATATTGATTTTAACAACTATTTCATGGAATAAATTTTTTATCCTTTATTTTTTTGGAATTTTGATTTGTATTTATGGATCTATAAAATATTCTATCGGATATCGTCCTTATGGATACATAATAGGGATGGCGGATTTATTTGTTCTTCTATTTTTTGGAATTTTATCAATAGAAGGAAGTTATTTTCTATATACAAAAACTTTACATATGGATATGCTTTTATTATCTTTATCTATAGGATTATTAAATGTAGCTGTTCTAAATATAAATAATATGAGAGATATAGATAGTGATCTTAAAAGTAAAAAGTATACTATGGCTGTATGGTTAGGAATGAAATATGCTAAAGTTTATCATATGATTATTATTTTTATTTCAATTTTATTAGGGAGTATATTTGTTTTTTTTAATCAAAAAACTATTTATCAATGGTTATTTTTTGGATTAATTGTTCTATTTTTAGGATTACATGTAAAAGAAATGATGTTTATTAAAAAAAAAAAATATTTAGTTTAA
- the menB gene encoding 1,4-dihydroxy-2-naphthoyl-CoA synthase codes for MNSTVKNIDWISIKKYEDILFLFWKGISKIIINRPWCHNAFRVETVKEMIEAIDICRDRKDIDVLIITGYGDKSFCSGGDQNTRGLGGYLGKDGFIRLNILDFYKKIREIPKPVIAMVNGYAFGGGHVLHVVCDLTIASDNATFSQVGPKVGSFDGGFGSSYLARHIGQKKTREMWFLCKEYTAEEALKMGLINKVVSKKQLEKKTIEWCKTIQKRSPMCLRMIKRCLNAELDGQHGLMQLAGDATLMFYLTEESQEGKKAFLEKRNPNFKKFPKFL; via the coding sequence ATGAATTCTACTGTAAAAAATATAGATTGGATTTCGATTAAGAAGTACGAAGATATTTTATTTCTTTTTTGGAAAGGTATTTCTAAAATAATAATAAATAGACCATGGTGTCATAATGCTTTTCGTGTAGAAACAGTAAAAGAAATGATAGAAGCTATAGATATATGTAGAGATAGAAAAGATATAGACGTATTAATTATAACGGGTTATGGAGATAAATCATTTTGTTCTGGTGGAGATCAAAATACAAGAGGTTTAGGCGGATACTTGGGAAAAGATGGATTTATTAGATTAAATATTTTAGATTTTTATAAAAAAATACGAGAAATTCCTAAACCTGTTATTGCTATGGTTAATGGTTATGCTTTTGGAGGAGGGCATGTTTTGCATGTTGTTTGTGATTTAACTATCGCATCAGATAATGCTACTTTTAGTCAAGTAGGTCCTAAAGTAGGTTCTTTTGATGGAGGATTTGGGTCTTCTTATTTAGCTCGTCATATTGGTCAGAAAAAAACAAGAGAAATGTGGTTTCTATGCAAAGAATATACGGCTGAAGAAGCATTAAAAATGGGTTTGATTAACAAAGTAGTAAGTAAAAAACAATTAGAAAAAAAAACCATAGAATGGTGTAAAACAATACAAAAAAGAAGTCCTATGTGTTTAAGAATGATCAAACGTTGTTTAAATGCAGAATTAGATGGACAACATGGATTAATGCAATTAGCAGGAGATGCTACTTTAATGTTTTATTTAACAGAAGAATCTCAAGAAGGTAAAAAAGCTTTTTTGGAAAAAAGAAATCCAAATTTTAAAAAGTTTCCAAAATTTTTATGA
- the eno gene encoding phosphopyruvate hydratase codes for MSKIKSINARQILDSRGDPTIEVDVITDKNILGRASVPSGASKGENESFELRDNQKDIFSGKGVLKAVKNINNIIAPELIGKSALDQICIDKLMLELDGTVNKKRLGSNAILAISLATAKAASNELEIPLYKYIGGVYTCELPIPLINIVNGGKHSNAPIVFQEFMIVPITANTFLEAIQMGYKVFYQLKKILQQKGLSTSVGDEGGVSPNFNGVEDVLDHILEAIHLANYEPYDQIGIAIDCAASEFYQNNKYDYSKFEKKLENSKKSKKEHIHYLSYLIKKYPIISIEDGMDQNDWEGWKLLTDEIGDQIQLVGDDLFVTKASILKKGIKKEVANSILIKVNQVGTLTETIETINLAKKNKYKNIISHRSGDTEDSFIADLSVAFNIEQIKIGSICRSERTSKYNQLLRIEEELGKHSFYSKWKNLFQ; via the coding sequence ATGAGTAAAATTAAAAGTATTAATGCTAGACAAATATTAGATTCTAGAGGAGATCCTACTATAGAAGTAGATGTAATAACAGATAAAAATATATTAGGACGTGCGTCAGTCCCGTCTGGAGCTTCAAAAGGAGAAAATGAATCTTTCGAATTACGAGATAATCAAAAAGATATTTTTTCAGGAAAAGGAGTATTGAAAGCGGTTAAAAACATAAACAATATTATTGCACCTGAATTAATAGGAAAATCTGCTTTAGATCAAATTTGTATTGATAAATTAATGTTGGAATTAGATGGAACAGTAAATAAAAAAAGATTAGGATCCAATGCCATTTTAGCTATTTCATTAGCTACTGCAAAAGCTGCATCTAATGAATTGGAAATTCCTCTTTATAAATATATAGGAGGAGTATATACATGTGAACTTCCCATTCCTTTAATAAATATTGTAAACGGAGGAAAACACTCCAATGCTCCTATCGTTTTTCAAGAATTTATGATAGTTCCTATAACAGCTAATACTTTTTTAGAAGCAATACAAATGGGATATAAAGTTTTTTATCAACTAAAAAAAATTCTACAACAAAAAGGTTTATCTACAAGTGTAGGGGATGAAGGGGGAGTCAGTCCTAATTTTAATGGAGTAGAAGATGTATTAGATCATATATTAGAAGCTATACATTTAGCTAATTATGAACCTTATGATCAAATAGGAATAGCTATAGATTGTGCTGCTTCTGAATTTTATCAAAATAATAAATATGATTATTCTAAATTTGAAAAAAAATTAGAAAATTCAAAAAAGTCTAAAAAAGAACATATTCATTATTTATCTTATTTAATTAAAAAATATCCTATTATATCTATCGAAGATGGAATGGATCAAAACGATTGGGAAGGATGGAAACTATTAACAGATGAAATAGGAGATCAAATTCAATTAGTAGGAGATGATCTTTTTGTGACTAAGGCGAGTATATTAAAAAAAGGAATAAAAAAAGAAGTGGCAAATTCTATTTTAATAAAAGTAAACCAAGTTGGAACATTAACAGAAACAATTGAAACAATTAATTTAGCTAAAAAAAACAAGTATAAAAATATAATTTCTCATCGTTCTGGAGATACAGAAGATTCTTTCATAGCAGATCTTTCAGTTGCATTTAATATAGAACAAATAAAAATAGGTTCTATTTGTCGTTCTGAACGAACTTCAAAATATAACCAATTATTGCGCATTGAGGAAGAACTTGGGAAACATTCTTTTTATTCAAAATGGAAGAATTTATTCCAATAA
- the cysK gene encoding cysteine synthase A → MKVDSILKTIGNTPHIRLNKLYPNHQVWMKLEKSNPGGSLKDRIALSMIEDAEREGLLHKGDIIIEPTSGNTGIGLSIVCAVKGYRLILVMPESMSIERRKLFSIFGSKFILTPKDKGMIGAIQKAKELINTIPNSWMPRQFDNISNTNTHKIITAKEIIKDFPEGIDYFITGVGTGGHITGIGEVLKNKFPNIKIFSVEPIESPVISSGKSSPHFLQGLGAGFIPSILNVKILDGSFLVSKEEAFDFVRKTANKEGILVGISTGASLSAINKQLSHLSEKSIILTFNYDTGERYISVDGLF, encoded by the coding sequence ATGAAAGTTGATAGTATTTTAAAAACTATTGGTAATACTCCTCATATACGTCTCAATAAGTTATATCCTAATCATCAAGTATGGATGAAATTAGAAAAAAGTAATCCAGGAGGAAGTCTAAAAGATAGAATAGCACTATCTATGATAGAAGATGCAGAGCGGGAAGGTCTTCTTCATAAAGGAGATATCATTATAGAACCTACTTCCGGTAATACGGGAATAGGACTTTCTATAGTTTGTGCTGTAAAAGGATATCGTCTTATTCTAGTTATGCCAGAATCAATGAGTATAGAAAGAAGAAAATTATTTTCTATTTTTGGATCCAAATTTATTCTTACTCCGAAAGATAAAGGAATGATAGGAGCTATTCAGAAAGCAAAAGAATTAATCAATACTATTCCAAATTCTTGGATGCCAAGACAATTTGATAATATTTCTAATACAAATACTCATAAGATAATAACTGCAAAAGAAATAATAAAAGATTTTCCTGAAGGAATAGATTACTTTATTACAGGAGTAGGGACAGGAGGACACATTACTGGAATTGGAGAAGTTCTAAAAAATAAATTTCCTAATATAAAAATTTTTTCTGTGGAACCTATAGAATCTCCAGTAATATCTAGTGGGAAATCCAGTCCACATTTTCTACAAGGATTAGGTGCAGGTTTTATTCCGTCTATTTTAAACGTAAAAATATTAGATGGATCTTTTTTAGTTTCTAAAGAAGAAGCTTTTGATTTTGTTAGAAAAACAGCAAATAAAGAAGGTATTCTTGTAGGAATATCTACAGGAGCGTCTTTATCGGCTATAAATAAACAACTATCTCATTTATCCGAAAAATCTATTATATTAACGTTTAATTATGATACAGGAGAAAGATACATTTCAGTAGATGGTCTTTTCTAG
- a CDS encoding serine O-acetyltransferase, whose protein sequence is MLSFLSTIFENNKNKKFIPNKKKSENFVKKLFYLLFTPDKKLLNDIIYLENDYKKLQNILYEILIDLNIDSKNSINISKSFFSEIPNIYQTLIIDAHAILESDPAATVIEEIFLSYPGFFATALYRIAHQLHIQNIPIIPRLITEYAHSKTGVDIHASAKIGKAFAIDHGTGIVIGSSTNIGEKVKIYQGVTLGAIHVDKKLQNKKRHPTIEDKVTIYAGATILGGKTVVGHDSILGGNVWITRSIPPFSIVYQKNETKMRNNIPLSNSINFTI, encoded by the coding sequence ATGTTAAGTTTTTTAAGTACCATATTTGAAAATAATAAAAATAAAAAATTTATCCCTAATAAGAAAAAATCCGAAAATTTTGTAAAAAAATTATTTTATCTTTTATTTACTCCTGATAAAAAACTTTTAAATGATATAATTTATCTAGAAAATGATTACAAAAAATTACAAAATATATTATACGAAATTCTTATTGATTTAAATATTGATTCAAAAAATTCTATAAATATTTCCAAAAGTTTTTTTTCAGAAATTCCTAATATTTACCAAACATTGATTATAGATGCTCATGCTATATTAGAATCGGATCCAGCAGCAACAGTAATAGAAGAAATTTTTCTTTCTTATCCTGGATTTTTTGCTACTGCATTGTATAGAATAGCACATCAATTACATATTCAAAATATTCCAATTATTCCAAGATTAATTACAGAATATGCACATAGTAAAACCGGAGTAGATATTCATGCATCTGCAAAAATAGGAAAAGCTTTTGCAATTGATCATGGAACTGGTATTGTTATAGGTTCCAGTACAAATATAGGAGAAAAAGTTAAAATATATCAAGGAGTTACTCTAGGAGCTATTCATGTAGATAAAAAATTACAAAATAAAAAACGTCATCCTACTATAGAAGATAAAGTAACTATTTATGCAGGAGCTACTATTTTAGGAGGAAAAACTGTAGTAGGTCATGATAGTATTCTTGGAGGAAATGTTTGGATTACACGAAGTATTCCTCCTTTTTCTATAGTGTATCAAAAAAATGAAACAAAAATGAGAAATAACATTCCACTTTCTAATTCTATAAATTTCACAATATAA
- a CDS encoding AMP-binding protein, producing MWIDFSNKEKFYFYDIEKNNSNWKKDIFSFLNNWYKNNPILMISTSGTTGTPKKIFLEKKYMIERAIKTVHFLKLEKKKIKGLLCLSAGFIAAKMFLVRAIIFKWKIYCIPPSSNPLKNINKYFDISSMVPMQVFFSLKYLKYIKILLIGGSSIPNFLEKKLKKISTICYATYGMTETLGHIAIKKINGVREHSFYQSFDDINISIDKRNCLGIFSTCCMDKFIQTNDIVRIISNNTFVWIGRYDNIINSGGIKIIPELVEKKISHFIPFDKRFFISSIPDKILGEKIILIIEGNPFSLKIPEFVFNGKKKFYKPKNIFFISHFIENPLGKIKRKETTKSLIKTFSW from the coding sequence ATGTGGATAGATTTTTCTAATAAAGAAAAATTTTATTTTTATGATATAGAAAAAAATAACTCTAATTGGAAAAAGGATATTTTTTCTTTCCTGAATAATTGGTATAAAAATAATCCAATATTAATGATTTCTACTTCTGGAACAACAGGAACTCCTAAAAAAATATTTTTAGAGAAAAAATATATGATAGAAAGGGCTATAAAAACCGTACATTTTTTGAAATTAGAAAAAAAAAAAATTAAAGGTTTATTATGTCTATCTGCAGGTTTTATAGCTGCTAAAATGTTTTTAGTTAGAGCTATTATTTTTAAATGGAAAATATATTGTATACCTCCATCATCTAATCCATTAAAAAATATAAATAAATATTTTGATATATCTTCAATGGTTCCTATGCAAGTTTTTTTTAGTTTAAAATACTTAAAGTATATCAAAATTCTTTTGATAGGAGGGAGTTCTATTCCAAATTTTTTAGAAAAAAAATTGAAAAAAATTTCAACAATTTGTTATGCAACTTATGGAATGACAGAAACTCTAGGTCATATAGCTATAAAAAAAATTAATGGAGTTAGAGAACATTCTTTTTATCAATCATTTGATGATATAAATATAAGTATAGATAAAAGAAATTGTTTAGGTATTTTTTCTACGTGTTGTATGGATAAATTTATTCAAACCAATGATATTGTTCGTATTATTTCCAATAATACATTTGTTTGGATAGGAAGATATGACAATATTATTAATAGTGGAGGAATAAAAATTATTCCTGAATTAGTAGAAAAAAAAATAAGTCATTTTATTCCTTTTGATAAACGATTTTTTATATCATCTATACCAGATAAAATTCTAGGAGAAAAAATTATTCTTATTATAGAGGGAAACCCTTTTTCTTTAAAAATACCAGAATTTGTTTTTAATGGAAAAAAAAAGTTTTATAAACCAAAAAATATTTTTTTTATTTCTCATTTTATAGAAAATCCACTAGGAAAAATAAAAAGAAAAGAGACTACTAAAAGTTTAATAAAAACATTTTCTTGGTAA
- a CDS encoding diflavin oxidoreductase — protein sequence MLSESNKKIFFKLINESSKKEIIWMNGYIYGFLSSSCKKDIKIENKITLVYGTETGNAKNLAIEVYKKIKKKEFPIRLIGLDQYQLQDLEKEHYLFIIISTHGEGDPPSSSKTFFNFIHNKNIILNNLKYSVLALGDKSYSFFCNAGINVDKRLYQIGAKRIIPLYKCDVINYEEKADQWILEIFNFFNKVKKKKQCRKNREIDGKILNVILLNNKKIGINKEIYHIEIYIQKKIKYFPGDSVGIFPENPLNEVDSLIEEISFTKKKELAEYNKKNNIFYLFKKKLNILYLSDNFLIKYSSLSGIKNITLNKKWKLIELLKEFPMKKEFLLENLMEIIEPIKPRLYSISSSPNVHHGEIHITVSRHSFQLNGKTVYGHCSNFLSKLQKGDKLTFFIHQNHLFRLPPNPEKDIILIGTGTGIAPFRSFLYERQVMGGIGRNWLFFGNQYSDSDFLYRTEIENWKKEGILYHVNLSFSRDQEKKIYVQDKIWENRIEFFSWIKNGAYIYVCGKKFFMSIDVEKVIHNIIQKIGKYDSKLFIKKMKKEGRYLKDVY from the coding sequence ATGTTATCTGAATCCAATAAAAAAATATTTTTTAAATTAATCAATGAATCCTCTAAGAAAGAAATTATATGGATGAATGGTTATATTTACGGATTTTTATCTTCTTCTTGTAAAAAAGATATAAAAATAGAAAATAAAATTACATTAGTTTATGGAACTGAAACAGGTAATGCTAAAAATTTAGCTATTGAGGTTTATAAAAAAATAAAAAAGAAAGAATTCCCGATAAGATTAATTGGTTTAGATCAATATCAATTACAAGATTTAGAAAAAGAACATTATTTATTTATAATAATTAGTACTCATGGAGAGGGAGACCCTCCTTCTTCTTCCAAAACTTTTTTTAATTTTATTCATAATAAAAATATTATTTTAAATAATTTGAAATATAGTGTATTGGCGTTAGGTGATAAATCTTATTCTTTTTTTTGTAATGCAGGAATAAATGTGGATAAACGTCTGTATCAAATAGGTGCAAAAAGAATAATACCATTATATAAATGTGATGTTATTAATTATGAAGAAAAGGCTGATCAATGGATCTTAGAAATTTTCAACTTTTTTAATAAAGTAAAAAAAAAAAAACAATGTAGAAAAAATAGAGAAATAGATGGAAAAATATTAAATGTTATACTTTTAAACAATAAAAAAATAGGGATTAATAAAGAAATTTATCATATAGAAATTTATATTCAAAAAAAAATTAAATATTTTCCAGGAGATTCTGTAGGAATATTTCCTGAAAATCCATTAAATGAAGTAGATAGTCTTATAGAAGAAATTTCTTTTACTAAAAAAAAAGAGTTAGCAGAATATAATAAAAAAAATAATATATTTTATTTGTTCAAAAAAAAATTAAATATTCTTTATTTATCAGATAATTTTTTAATAAAATATTCTTCTCTTTCGGGAATAAAAAATATTACTTTAAATAAAAAATGGAAACTTATTGAACTATTAAAAGAATTTCCTATGAAGAAAGAATTTTTATTAGAAAATCTTATGGAAATAATAGAACCGATAAAACCTAGATTATATTCTATTTCTTCTTCTCCTAATGTTCATCATGGAGAAATACACATAACTGTATCTCGTCATAGCTTTCAATTAAACGGAAAAACTGTATATGGTCATTGCTCCAATTTTTTATCTAAATTACAAAAAGGAGATAAATTAACCTTTTTTATTCATCAAAATCACTTATTTAGATTACCACCAAATCCAGAAAAAGATATTATTTTAATTGGAACCGGTACTGGTATAGCTCCTTTTAGATCTTTTTTATATGAAAGACAAGTAATGGGGGGTATTGGTAGAAATTGGTTATTTTTTGGAAATCAATATTCTGATTCAGATTTTTTATATCGAACAGAAATCGAAAATTGGAAGAAAGAAGGAATTCTTTATCATGTAAATCTTTCTTTTTCTAGAGATCAAGAAAAAAAAATATATGTACAAGATAAAATATGGGAAAATCGTATAGAATTTTTTTCATGGATAAAAAATGGAGCATACATTTATGTTTGTGGAAAAAAATTTTTTATGAGTATAGATGTTGAAAAAGTAATCCATAACATAATACAGAAAATAGGAAAATATGATTCGAAATTATTTATAAAAAAAATGAAAAAGGAAGGAAGATATTTAAAAGATGTATATTGA
- a CDS encoding metal-dependent hydrolase: protein MKITFFTHSTCILEIHEKHLLIDPFFSKNPIFRNIDFLKFTKNLEKIDYILLTHAHYDHVCDVEFFSRKFTNSLVISNYEISNYFDKKGINTYGINYGSFISFPFGKLKYVWAVHSSVFDDGTYGGNPGGFLLHTDEGNLYISGDTSLTYEMNLIPNFGKLGLSILPIGGRYTMDINEAVIASEFLKCEKILGVHYNTFSSIQINKKQAKKIFYEKGKELILLKMGESIDI, encoded by the coding sequence ATGAAAATTACTTTTTTTACTCATAGTACATGTATACTTGAGATACATGAAAAACATTTATTAATTGATCCTTTTTTTTCAAAAAATCCTATTTTCAGGAATATAGATTTTTTGAAATTTACTAAAAATTTAGAAAAAATTGATTATATTTTATTAACTCATGCACATTATGATCATGTTTGTGATGTTGAGTTTTTTTCACGAAAATTTACTAATTCTTTAGTAATTTCTAATTACGAAATATCTAATTATTTTGATAAAAAAGGAATAAATACTTATGGAATAAATTATGGATCTTTTATTTCTTTTCCTTTTGGAAAATTAAAATATGTTTGGGCTGTTCATTCTAGTGTTTTTGATGATGGAACTTATGGAGGAAATCCTGGAGGATTTCTTTTACATACAGATGAAGGAAATTTATATATATCAGGAGATACATCTTTAACATATGAAATGAATCTTATTCCTAATTTTGGAAAATTAGGACTTTCCATTTTACCAATAGGAGGCAGATATACTATGGATATAAATGAAGCCGTCATTGCTTCTGAATTTCTGAAATGTGAAAAAATACTAGGAGTTCATTATAATACTTTTTCAAGTATTCAAATTAATAAAAAACAAGCAAAAAAAATTTTTTATGAAAAAGGAAAAGAATTAATATTATTGAAAATGGGAGAAAGTATAGATATTTAA
- a CDS encoding enolase C-terminal domain-like protein, with protein sequence MNKKNFFLKEKTFYLKNKIFNSNRTFITNTIWFFVLKKNNKIIGIGECNPLLDTFKDSNQFKFKEELDKVYKKVISLKKTKICYYHKYISYPSILFGLEQVLLSLKNKFPVLYNSKFVNGKEGVPVNGLIWLNSFNKKKENNVMKYIGDKIMEGFSFIKIKINTKLFNYQYFILKKIKKKYPIAKIRIDANGCFNNVKDTLFYLNKLYELNMVCSIEQPILSGNWKYMSEICKQSKIPIALDEELKGINNLENKKRLLDFIKPKYIVIKPSINGGFFGSKEWILEAKKREIKWWISSSLESNIGINAIAQWTFIIDKKYKNKINVHGLNTGFLYINNWESPLEIKKGSIWYNPLLKWKIKI encoded by the coding sequence ATGAATAAAAAAAATTTTTTTTTAAAAGAAAAAACTTTTTATTTGAAAAATAAAATATTTAATTCTAATAGAACTTTTATAACAAATACGATTTGGTTCTTTGTATTAAAAAAAAATAATAAAATAATAGGAATAGGGGAGTGTAATCCTCTATTAGATACTTTTAAAGATTCAAATCAATTTAAATTTAAAGAAGAATTAGATAAAGTTTATAAAAAAGTAATTTCTTTAAAAAAAACCAAAATATGTTATTATCATAAATATATTTCATATCCGTCTATTTTATTTGGATTAGAGCAAGTTTTGTTAAGTTTAAAAAATAAATTTCCAGTACTATATAATTCTAAATTTGTAAATGGAAAAGAAGGAGTTCCTGTAAATGGATTAATATGGTTGAATTCTTTTAATAAAAAGAAAGAAAATAATGTAATGAAATATATAGGAGATAAAATTATGGAAGGTTTTTCATTTATAAAAATAAAAATAAATACAAAACTTTTTAACTATCAATATTTTATATTAAAAAAGATAAAAAAAAAATATCCAATTGCAAAAATACGAATAGATGCAAATGGTTGTTTTAATAATGTAAAAGATACCTTATTTTATTTAAATAAACTTTATGAATTAAATATGGTTTGTTCAATAGAACAACCTATTTTATCCGGAAACTGGAAATATATGTCGGAAATATGCAAACAATCAAAAATTCCTATAGCTTTAGATGAAGAATTAAAGGGTATAAATAATTTAGAAAATAAAAAAAGATTATTAGATTTTATAAAGCCTAAATATATAGTGATAAAACCTAGTATTAATGGTGGTTTTTTTGGATCTAAAGAATGGATATTAGAAGCTAAAAAAAGAGAAATAAAATGGTGGATTAGTTCTTCTTTAGAAAGTAATATAGGAATTAATGCTATTGCTCAATGGACTTTTATCATTGATAAAAAATATAAAAATAAGATTAATGTTCATGGATTAAATACAGGATTTTTATATATAAATAATTGGGAATCTCCTTTAGAAATAAAAAAAGGTTCCATTTGGTATAATCCATTATTAAAATGGAAAATAAAAATATAA